In one window of Duganella dendranthematis DNA:
- a CDS encoding FecR family protein: MTKQVKSIVAGSLLAVLAALSSAAMAAEAGKVVFVAGEVKLAARAAVLDAAVQEGDELTTGADGYVYVKTVDQGFLVLRPNSKARIVTYHIDAANPANTRVKLELLQGVARSISGNGVKHARQNFRFNTPVAAIGVRGTDFVVYTDQQTSRVTVVSGGVVVSGFAGACGPDGGGPCEGGASRELFAGQAGLMLQVQRGQTAPQLLRSPVMSPADQGTPARPDEPVGKVGANAAADVNLDAQKSVSVLSGSKSLVNNSNPPPVVTVPPVVDTSPPPTTTPTTPVVELPPVVNPGPKEVIWGRYAAIAGGAADAEVQAKLNSGAYTAQQFLGSYQIARLKDTAYVAPREGTASFVLASSDAILQRTDGFAVPASVQDARLTVNFSTKTFDTGLTVVGDGLRVPVNITGDVTKVGELVNTGLTDSKIRGYLGGAHAEEAAYIFQYKTLGVMVNGATTWSR; encoded by the coding sequence ATGACTAAGCAAGTTAAATCCATTGTTGCCGGCAGTCTGCTGGCCGTGCTGGCGGCGCTGTCGTCTGCGGCCATGGCGGCGGAAGCCGGCAAGGTGGTGTTCGTCGCCGGCGAGGTCAAGCTGGCCGCGCGCGCAGCCGTGCTGGACGCGGCGGTGCAGGAAGGCGACGAGCTGACGACCGGCGCCGATGGCTATGTGTACGTCAAAACTGTCGACCAAGGCTTCCTGGTGTTGCGCCCCAACAGCAAGGCCCGCATTGTGACCTACCATATTGATGCCGCCAACCCGGCCAACACCCGCGTCAAGCTGGAGTTGCTGCAGGGCGTGGCGCGCAGCATCTCCGGTAACGGCGTCAAACACGCGCGGCAGAATTTCCGCTTCAATACGCCAGTGGCCGCCATCGGCGTGCGCGGCACCGACTTCGTGGTCTACACCGACCAGCAGACCTCGCGCGTGACGGTGGTCTCCGGCGGCGTGGTGGTCAGCGGCTTTGCCGGCGCCTGCGGTCCGGATGGCGGAGGCCCGTGCGAGGGTGGCGCGAGCCGCGAACTGTTCGCCGGCCAGGCGGGCTTGATGCTGCAGGTGCAGCGCGGCCAGACTGCACCACAACTGCTGCGCAGCCCGGTGATGTCGCCGGCTGACCAGGGCACGCCGGCACGGCCGGATGAACCGGTCGGCAAGGTCGGCGCCAATGCTGCTGCTGATGTTAACCTGGATGCGCAGAAGTCGGTCAGCGTGCTGAGCGGTTCGAAGTCGCTGGTAAATAATTCTAACCCGCCGCCTGTGGTGACCGTGCCGCCGGTGGTGGACACGTCGCCGCCGCCAACCACCACCCCCACCACGCCAGTCGTGGAGTTGCCGCCAGTAGTCAACCCGGGGCCGAAAGAAGTTATCTGGGGACGCTATGCGGCGATTGCCGGCGGTGCGGCGGATGCCGAGGTGCAAGCCAAGCTGAATAGCGGCGCCTACACTGCCCAGCAGTTTCTGGGGTCGTATCAGATCGCCCGCCTGAAGGATACGGCGTATGTTGCACCGCGCGAGGGGACAGCGTCGTTCGTGCTGGCCAGCAGCGATGCGATTCTGCAGCGGACTGATGGCTTTGCGGTTCCAGCATCGGTACAGGATGCGCGGCTGACGGTGAATTTCAGCACCAAAACTTTTGATACTGGATTAACCGTAGTAGGCGACGGCCTGCGCGTGCCGGTTAATATTACTGGCGATGTTACCAAGGTAGGTGAGCTGGTGAATACCGGCCTGACGGATTCCAAAATACGCGGTTATCTGGGCGGCGCACACGCGGAAGAAGCGGCGTATATTTTCCAGTATAAGACGCTGGGTGTGATGGTGAATGGAGCGACTACCTGGTCGCGCTAA
- a CDS encoding CHASE2 domain-containing protein, translated as MRISFSLTTVVRGCILLAALLITALGQWHGGSVQRLDNWLRDRSLLLHASPQPDQRILLVDIDEASLARYPWPWSRDRMAELVENLLMDGARGVALDILQEKPGDAGGDARMAMLAQHAPLVLAQLFDFGPREEPLRGGVLAGGVPGHAGVPASGYLANHAGLAQSAHFGSIGVTPDADGVLRRVPMYTVFNGRQYPTLSRALVDCCAGGAPLPPQQSGAVRVPYRRTWGAYDVARAADLLDHQVPPTMIANRLVLVGSSALSIGDRVATPLGALSAGLMVHASMLSGLLDSQAGRAPAPWPGKLIAVGYCLLLTALAGRMLPRRAAAANIALLLGGALLWLPLAHLLLPHDGDFSPAAPLLSLLFLLVVAVPFHWQLAQQRSRRLLDTLRQYVAGDVVDELLRSNLQDPLAPRRCEVTTLIADMEGYTSHVEALPVEQAAQLTTTFLDCLTRPVLAKHGTLDKYTGDGMVAFWGAPLPNPAHADLALDAARAMVAAVAALNAIRAQDRLAPLRVRIGIESGTAMAGDFGTALRSIYTAVGDSVNTASRLEQAARDYPCDIIIGEGTVRHATRHRFRHLGQRVLRGKEHPIEIYTLEDAPCAA; from the coding sequence TTGCGCATTTCCTTTTCCCTCACCACCGTCGTGCGCGGCTGCATATTATTAGCAGCCCTGCTGATCACTGCCCTCGGGCAGTGGCACGGCGGCAGCGTGCAGCGCCTCGACAACTGGCTGCGGGACCGCTCGCTGCTGCTGCACGCCAGTCCGCAGCCGGACCAGCGCATCCTGCTGGTCGACATCGATGAAGCCAGCCTGGCGCGCTACCCGTGGCCGTGGTCGCGCGACCGCATGGCTGAGCTAGTGGAGAACCTGCTGATGGACGGCGCCCGCGGCGTCGCGCTCGACATCTTGCAGGAAAAGCCTGGCGACGCCGGCGGCGACGCCCGCATGGCGATGCTGGCGCAACATGCGCCACTGGTGCTGGCCCAGCTGTTCGACTTCGGCCCGCGCGAGGAGCCGCTGCGCGGCGGCGTGCTGGCGGGCGGCGTTCCCGGCCACGCCGGCGTGCCGGCCAGCGGCTACCTGGCCAACCATGCCGGCCTGGCACAGTCGGCCCACTTCGGCAGCATCGGCGTCACTCCCGATGCGGACGGCGTGTTGCGCCGCGTGCCCATGTACACCGTGTTCAACGGCCGCCAGTACCCGACGCTGTCGCGCGCGCTGGTGGACTGCTGCGCCGGCGGCGCGCCGTTGCCGCCGCAGCAGAGCGGCGCCGTGCGCGTGCCCTACCGCCGCACCTGGGGCGCCTACGACGTGGCGCGCGCCGCCGACCTGCTGGACCACCAGGTGCCGCCCACTATGATCGCCAACCGGCTGGTGCTGGTCGGCTCGTCCGCGCTCAGTATCGGCGACCGCGTGGCGACCCCGCTGGGCGCCCTCAGCGCCGGGCTGATGGTGCACGCCTCCATGCTCAGCGGCCTGCTCGACAGCCAGGCCGGGCGCGCGCCGGCGCCCTGGCCGGGCAAGCTGATCGCGGTGGGCTATTGCCTGCTGCTGACCGCGCTGGCCGGCCGGATGCTGCCGCGCCGCGCCGCCGCCGCCAACATCGCCCTGCTGCTGGGCGGCGCCCTGCTGTGGCTGCCGCTGGCGCACCTGCTGCTGCCGCACGACGGCGACTTCAGCCCGGCCGCGCCGCTGCTGTCGCTGCTGTTCCTGCTGGTGGTGGCGGTGCCCTTCCACTGGCAGCTGGCGCAGCAGCGTTCGCGTCGGCTGCTCGACACGCTGCGCCAGTATGTGGCGGGCGACGTGGTGGACGAACTGTTACGCAGCAACCTGCAAGATCCGCTGGCGCCGCGCCGTTGCGAAGTCACCACGCTGATCGCCGACATGGAAGGCTACACCAGCCACGTCGAAGCCCTGCCGGTGGAACAGGCAGCGCAGCTGACCACCACCTTCCTCGACTGCCTGACGCGGCCGGTGCTGGCCAAACATGGCACGCTGGACAAGTACACCGGCGACGGCATGGTGGCGTTCTGGGGCGCGCCGCTGCCGAATCCGGCCCACGCCGACCTGGCGCTGGACGCCGCGCGCGCCATGGTCGCGGCAGTGGCGGCGCTGAATGCCATCCGGGCCCAGGATCGCCTGGCGCCGCTGCGGGTGCGCATCGGCATCGAGAGCGGCACCGCGATGGCGGGCGATTTTGGCACCGCGCTGCGCAGTATCTACACGGCGGTGGGCGACAGCGTCAACACCGCCTCGCGCCTGGAGCAGGCGGCGCGCGACTATCCGTGCGATATCATCATCGGCGAAGGCACGGTGCGCCATGCGACGCGCCACCGTTTCCGCCACCTGGGCCAGCGCGTGTTGCGCGGCAAGGAGCACCCGATCGAGATTTATACGCTGGAGGACGCGCCATGCGCGGCCTGA
- a CDS encoding tetratricopeptide repeat protein, whose protein sequence is MRGLTTLRTLLTALLLWQGAPLAAQTLTAADHAAPASEAASDSGDSPTAPSEPRPVQNEALYLEALRALAADQPERANELLQRFVKDEPLHAGAWLDLAFTECTLGHSADAERLFREIEARFKPPPGIMELIEQHRARGCNQKPSWRPLWAVSLGRGYDNNVNQGASSNLFTTGSGSDSTQWELSPDFLPKPDHQTTASFDYMQQADEAGSLVLAQVRLRQNDHVHEQDTASVLLGYERPWEWGRWRGYGTVAVSVLQLQGQLYQRQEQVQLRATPPLAQRLPEELQWSLLASMSHVRYPTRTKFDANIVELGTNFYWRGARQWSFSLSGMADQGQNGRLGGDRHGWYSALQLSQPVTASLRGDLGWSRQVWHSSEVYAPGQIDLVRHQDTRQLRASLQYTLAPHHSVQLEWRAIRNQENISLFQYNSRSIQLNWRWDNF, encoded by the coding sequence ATGCGCGGCCTGACCACATTGCGCACGCTGCTGACCGCCCTGCTGTTGTGGCAGGGCGCGCCGCTGGCCGCGCAAACGCTGACGGCCGCCGACCATGCCGCGCCGGCCAGCGAGGCCGCCAGCGACAGCGGCGACAGCCCAACCGCACCGTCCGAGCCGCGCCCGGTACAAAACGAAGCGCTGTATCTGGAAGCACTGCGTGCGCTGGCGGCCGACCAGCCGGAGCGCGCCAACGAGCTGCTGCAACGCTTCGTCAAGGACGAGCCGCTGCACGCCGGCGCCTGGCTGGACCTGGCATTCACCGAGTGCACGCTGGGCCATTCGGCCGACGCCGAGCGGCTGTTCCGCGAAATCGAAGCCCGCTTCAAGCCGCCGCCAGGCATCATGGAGCTGATCGAGCAGCACCGCGCGCGCGGCTGCAACCAGAAACCGAGCTGGCGACCGCTATGGGCGGTGTCGCTGGGGCGCGGCTACGACAACAATGTCAATCAGGGCGCCAGCAGCAACCTGTTTACCACCGGCAGCGGCAGCGACAGCACGCAGTGGGAACTGTCGCCCGACTTCCTGCCCAAGCCGGACCACCAGACCACCGCCAGCTTCGACTACATGCAGCAAGCCGACGAGGCCGGTTCACTGGTGCTGGCCCAGGTGCGCCTGCGCCAGAACGACCACGTGCATGAACAAGACACCGCGTCGGTGCTGCTGGGCTACGAGCGGCCGTGGGAATGGGGCCGCTGGCGCGGTTACGGCACCGTTGCCGTCAGTGTACTGCAGCTGCAAGGGCAGCTGTACCAGCGTCAAGAACAGGTGCAGTTGCGCGCCACACCGCCGCTGGCGCAGCGGCTGCCGGAAGAGCTGCAATGGTCGCTGCTGGCCAGCATGAGCCATGTGCGCTATCCTACCCGCACCAAGTTTGATGCCAACATCGTCGAGCTCGGCACCAACTTCTACTGGCGCGGCGCGCGCCAATGGTCGTTCTCGCTGAGCGGCATGGCCGACCAGGGCCAGAACGGCCGTCTCGGCGGCGACCGTCACGGCTGGTACAGCGCCTTGCAACTGAGTCAGCCGGTGACGGCCAGTCTGCGCGGCGATTTGGGCTGGAGCCGCCAGGTGTGGCACAGCAGCGAAGTGTACGCCCCCGGCCAGATCGACCTGGTGCGCCACCAGGATACCCGGCAGCTGCGCGCCAGCCTGCAGTACACGCTGGCGCCGCACCACAGCGTGCAACTGGAATGGCGCGCGATAAGAAATCAGGAAAACATCTCGCTGTTTCAATATAATAGCCGTTCCATCCAGCTCAACTGGCGCTGGGACAACTTCTGA
- a CDS encoding Crp/Fnr family transcriptional regulator: MSTPDPAPALSPAADTDAANAALTPPAAEPSVNLQIHLRKIPLLAELTDDEMARVKADLRIRHYAKREVVLQKGGAGDSLLFLLQGQLQVIDITEDGRAIGLRMLAPGDFFGEIAVINDSIRSASVVALTPVLVALLPRATALHLFSHSPSVANQMLRFLANKVQRDSEFRALLSIHNTAKRIYSFLELLKEKKEDDQEVVENLPTHQDIANMINTSRETVTRTLLTLVQQGIIKKGTHKLIIINPEALQKLAQS, translated from the coding sequence ATGAGCACGCCTGATCCGGCGCCCGCGCTGTCGCCGGCCGCCGACACCGACGCGGCCAATGCGGCACTGACTCCGCCGGCCGCCGAGCCATCGGTCAATCTGCAAATTCACCTGCGCAAGATTCCGCTGCTGGCCGAGCTGACCGATGACGAAATGGCGCGTGTCAAGGCCGATCTGCGCATCCGCCACTACGCGAAGCGCGAGGTGGTGCTGCAAAAGGGGGGTGCCGGCGACAGCCTGCTGTTCCTGCTGCAAGGCCAGTTGCAGGTAATCGACATCACCGAGGACGGCCGCGCGATCGGCCTGCGCATGCTGGCGCCGGGCGATTTCTTCGGCGAGATCGCGGTCATCAACGACTCAATCCGCTCGGCCTCGGTGGTGGCGCTGACGCCGGTGCTGGTGGCGCTGCTGCCGCGCGCCACCGCGCTGCACCTGTTCTCCCACTCGCCGTCGGTGGCCAACCAGATGCTGCGTTTCCTGGCCAACAAGGTGCAGCGCGACTCGGAATTCCGCGCCCTGCTCAGCATCCACAACACCGCCAAGCGCATCTACAGCTTCCTGGAACTACTGAAAGAAAAAAAGGAAGACGACCAGGAAGTGGTGGAAAACCTGCCGACCCACCAGGATATTGCCAATATGATCAACACCAGCCGCGAGACCGTGACCCGCACGCTGCTGACACTGGTCCAGCAGGGCATCATCAAAAAAGGCACGCACAAACTGATCATCATCAACCCGGAAGCGCTGCAGAAACTCGCACAAAGTTAG
- a CDS encoding ABC transporter permease, with amino-acid sequence MAAALLQAIWRYRGFILGSVKREFQSKYRNSIFGAAWTVLNPLAMIVVYTVIFSQVMHNRLQGATTPFAYSIYLCAGVLTWGLFAEITTRSLGMFIDNANLIKKLQFPRICLPIIVVLNAGVNFAIIFGLFTAFLLLSGTFPGWSYLALLPLIALMALFAIGLGMILGVLNVFFRDVGQFFTILLQFWFWFTPIVYPVTTLPEEVRAALGWNPMVALIQAFQTVLVHGAWPHWGSLLPVTLLGLACCALGLRLFRKRAGEMVDEL; translated from the coding sequence ATGGCAGCCGCCCTGCTGCAGGCCATCTGGCGCTACCGAGGTTTCATCCTTGGCAGCGTCAAGCGTGAATTCCAGTCTAAATACCGCAACTCGATTTTCGGCGCCGCCTGGACCGTGCTCAATCCGCTGGCCATGATCGTGGTCTACACCGTGATCTTCTCGCAAGTGATGCACAATCGCCTGCAAGGCGCGACCACGCCGTTCGCCTACAGCATCTACCTGTGCGCCGGCGTGCTGACCTGGGGTTTGTTCGCCGAGATCACCACGCGCAGCCTCGGCATGTTCATCGACAACGCCAACCTGATCAAGAAGCTGCAGTTTCCACGCATCTGCCTGCCGATCATCGTGGTGCTCAACGCCGGCGTCAACTTCGCCATCATCTTCGGCCTGTTTACCGCCTTCCTGCTGCTGTCGGGCACCTTCCCCGGCTGGAGCTACCTGGCGCTGCTGCCGCTGATCGCCTTGATGGCGCTGTTCGCCATCGGCCTCGGCATGATCCTCGGCGTGCTCAACGTGTTCTTCCGCGACGTCGGCCAGTTCTTCACCATCTTGTTGCAATTCTGGTTCTGGTTCACGCCGATCGTCTACCCGGTCACCACGCTGCCCGAGGAAGTGCGCGCGGCGCTGGGCTGGAATCCGATGGTGGCGCTGATCCAGGCGTTCCAGACCGTGCTGGTGCACGGCGCCTGGCCGCACTGGGGCAGCCTGCTGCCGGTCACCTTGCTGGGCCTGGCCTGCTGCGCGCTGGGCCTGCGCCTGTTCCGTAAACGCGCCGGCGAAATGGTGGATGAACTGTAA
- a CDS encoding ABC transporter ATP-binding protein, with protein sequence MGAIIVKQLGKAYKQYGNRWSRLGEWLLPFRGPRHQLKWVIHDISFQLAPGEAVGIIGVNGAGKSTLLKLITGTTQPTTGSVTITGRVAALLELGMGFHPDFTGRQNAYMAGQLIGLTVDEISTLMPQIEAFADIGDYIDQPVRVYSSGMQMRLAFSVATVKRPDVLIVDEALSVGDAYFQHKSFDRIRDYRQQGTTLLIVSHDRGAIQSICDRAILLDGGRLAHQGKPEEVMDYYNAVIAEREGSSIAQSVTDDGRVQTSSGSREATVADIALLDEHGAPIEVANVGAAVQLRVRVQAHADLPRLVLGYMIKDRLGQPIYGTNTHHMEQALDNVKAGEQIEFRFAFPLNLGPGSYSVTTALTSNETHLANNYEWRDLALLFIVMNMNRKEFVGTSWLEPQIEISR encoded by the coding sequence ATGGGCGCAATTATCGTCAAACAACTGGGCAAGGCCTACAAGCAATACGGCAACCGCTGGAGTCGGCTGGGCGAATGGCTGCTGCCGTTCCGCGGCCCGCGCCATCAGTTGAAGTGGGTAATCCACGACATCAGCTTCCAGCTGGCGCCGGGCGAGGCGGTCGGCATCATCGGCGTCAACGGCGCCGGCAAGAGTACGCTGCTCAAGCTGATCACCGGCACCACCCAGCCGACCACCGGCAGCGTCACCATCACCGGCCGCGTGGCGGCGCTGCTGGAACTGGGCATGGGTTTCCATCCCGACTTCACCGGCCGCCAGAACGCCTACATGGCGGGCCAGCTGATCGGCCTGACGGTGGATGAAATCAGCACGCTGATGCCGCAGATCGAGGCGTTCGCCGATATCGGCGACTATATCGACCAGCCGGTGCGGGTGTATTCGTCCGGCATGCAGATGCGGCTGGCGTTCAGCGTGGCCACCGTCAAGCGCCCGGACGTGCTGATCGTCGACGAGGCACTGTCGGTCGGCGACGCCTATTTCCAGCACAAGAGCTTCGACCGCATCCGCGACTACCGCCAGCAGGGCACCACGCTACTGATCGTCAGCCATGACCGCGGCGCCATCCAGTCGATCTGCGACCGCGCCATCCTGCTGGACGGCGGCCGCCTGGCGCATCAGGGCAAGCCGGAAGAAGTGATGGACTACTACAACGCCGTCATCGCCGAGCGCGAAGGCAGCAGCATCGCGCAGAGCGTCACCGACGATGGCCGCGTGCAGACCAGCTCCGGCAGCCGCGAGGCCACCGTGGCCGACATCGCGCTGCTCGACGAGCATGGCGCGCCCATCGAAGTGGCCAACGTCGGCGCCGCCGTGCAGCTGCGGGTGCGGGTGCAGGCGCACGCCGACCTGCCGCGCCTGGTGCTGGGGTATATGATCAAGGACCGCCTGGGCCAGCCGATCTACGGCACCAACACGCACCACATGGAACAGGCGCTGGATAACGTAAAGGCCGGCGAACAGATCGAGTTCCGCTTCGCCTTCCCGCTCAACCTGGGGCCGGGCAGCTATTCGGTGACCACCGCGCTGACCAGCAATGAAACCCATTTGGCCAACAACTACGAGTGGCGCGATCTGGCGCTGCTGTTTATCGTGATGAACATGAACCGCAAAGAATTCGTCGGCACCAGCTGGCTGGAGCCGCAGATCGAGATCAGCCGATGA
- a CDS encoding class I SAM-dependent methyltransferase: protein MSTVPFYRAFEDAYRGDRDVIKQRLRAYAPFLDQLATLSGPAAQPAALDLGCGRGEWLELLGEYGIAARGVDLDAGMLAACYERGLQVEQTDAVSALRACADNSLALVSAFHLVEHIPFEVLQALITEALRALQPGGLLIMETPNPENLSVGATSFYLDPSHEKPLPPLLLGFLADYAGFGRQRTVRLQEPAHLHDAARPVGLIDVLENVSPDYAIVAQKAAPAAVLAPFDAAWSGHYGFSLGAMAQRFEQTGAARLDEVHALVAQQAEGLVTLNRLHAAVAADVAALNRHAASVEGQLGHLSGRIDQSNLATEAALQRADAALQHAEAMHQQVLAMLNSSSWRITRPYRYAGGQVLRAKAAFKHRAHGPLLQLIRAVLRQPLLRAVARGVVRRFPGVYARLRGMLYQPVQGGAALPPEPLPAAGDLSPRAARIYQELKQTLEARKH from the coding sequence ATGAGCACCGTGCCCTTCTACCGCGCCTTTGAAGATGCGTATCGCGGCGACCGCGACGTCATCAAGCAGCGCTTGCGCGCCTACGCGCCCTTCCTCGACCAGCTGGCGACCTTGAGCGGCCCGGCCGCGCAACCGGCCGCGCTCGACCTCGGCTGCGGCCGCGGCGAGTGGCTGGAGCTGCTGGGCGAATATGGCATCGCCGCCCGCGGCGTCGACCTCGACGCCGGCATGCTGGCCGCCTGCTACGAGCGCGGCCTGCAGGTCGAGCAGACCGACGCAGTCAGCGCGCTGCGCGCCTGCGCCGACAACAGCCTGGCGCTGGTGTCGGCCTTCCACTTGGTCGAGCACATTCCGTTCGAGGTGCTGCAGGCGCTGATCACCGAAGCGCTGCGCGCGCTGCAACCGGGCGGCCTGCTGATCATGGAAACGCCGAATCCGGAAAACCTCAGCGTCGGCGCCACCAGTTTCTATCTTGACCCGTCGCACGAAAAGCCGCTGCCGCCGCTGCTGCTGGGATTCCTGGCCGACTACGCCGGCTTCGGCCGCCAGCGCACCGTGCGCCTGCAGGAGCCGGCGCACCTGCATGACGCCGCCCGCCCGGTGGGCCTGATCGACGTGCTGGAAAACGTCAGCCCCGACTACGCCATCGTTGCCCAGAAGGCGGCGCCGGCCGCCGTGCTGGCGCCGTTCGACGCCGCCTGGAGCGGCCACTATGGTTTTTCGCTGGGCGCCATGGCGCAACGCTTCGAACAGACCGGCGCCGCCCGCCTGGACGAAGTGCACGCCCTGGTGGCGCAGCAGGCCGAAGGGCTGGTCACGCTGAACCGGCTGCACGCCGCCGTCGCCGCCGACGTCGCGGCCCTGAACCGCCACGCGGCCAGCGTCGAAGGCCAGCTGGGCCACCTGTCCGGCCGCATCGACCAGTCCAACCTGGCCACCGAAGCGGCACTGCAGCGCGCCGACGCCGCGCTGCAACACGCCGAGGCCATGCACCAGCAGGTGCTGGCCATGCTCAACAGCAGTTCGTGGCGCATCACCCGCCCCTACCGCTATGCCGGCGGCCAGGTGCTGCGCGCCAAGGCAGCGTTCAAGCACCGCGCCCACGGGCCGCTACTGCAGCTGATCCGCGCCGTGCTGCGCCAGCCGCTGCTGCGCGCCGTCGCCCGCGGCGTGGTGCGCCGCTTCCCCGGCGTCTACGCGCGCCTGCGCGGCATGCTGTACCAGCCGGTGCAAGGCGGCGCCGCGCTGCCGCCCGAACCGCTGCCGGCCGCTGGCGACCTGTCGCCGCGCGCCGCCCGCATCTATCAAGAACTGAAGCAAACGCTGGAAGCGAGAAAACACTGA